Genomic DNA from Candidatus Koribacter versatilis Ellin345:
GCGGGGCGTCTGCTGGCGCAAAATTCGTGCCGGTATCTGCGTCCGACGGCGGAGATGGCGCGGTTGTTTCGCGACCTGCCGGAGGCGGTTGCGAATACGTGGGAGTTGTCGCAGCGGCTGACGTTCGAGCTCGACGATCTTGGTTACCAGTTCCCGATTTATCCCACGCCGGATGGCGAATCGATGGACTCGTTCCTGGAGAAACGCGTACAGGAAGGCGTGATCAAGCGCTATGGAGCGAAGAACGAGCCCGATCTCTACGCTCGTGCACAGAAGCAAGTTGCGCGCGAATTGGCGCTGATCAAGAAGCTCGGTCTCGCCGGATATTTTCTGATCGTATGGGACATCATTCGCTTCTGCCAGCAGAACGACATTCTCGTGCAAGGGCGCGGCAGCGCCGCGAATTCCGCGGTTTGTTACGCGTTGGAGATCACGGCGGTTGACCCGGTTGGCATGGAGTTGCTGTTTGAGCGCTTTTTGAGCGAAGCGCGCGGCGAGTGGCCGGATATTGACCTCGATTTGCCATCGGGCGACAAGCGCGAGCAGGCGATCCAGTACGTGTACACGCGTTACGGGCATCTAGGCGCGGCGATGACTGCAAATGTCATTACCTATCGTGGAAAATCCGCGGCGCGAGAGGTTGGCAAGGCGCTTGGTTTCGACGTCGAGACGTTGAACAAGCTGACAAAGCTGGTGAGCACGTGGGAGTGGCGCGGGCCGAATGACACGCTGGAAAACCAATTCGAATCGGCGGGATTTGAAGCGAAACATCCGCATATCGCGAAATATCTCGACCTTTGCAGCCGTATCCAGGATTTGCCGCGGCATCTCGGGCAACACTCCGGCGGGATGGTGATCTGCCAAGGGCAGCTCGACAGCGTGGTGCCGATCGAGCCGGCGTCGATGCCGGGCCGGTCGGTCGTTCAATGGGATAAAGACGATTGCGCCGACATGCACATCATCAAAGTGGACCTACTTGGACTGGGGATGATGGCGGTAATCAAGGATTGCGTGGACTTGGTACCGCGGCACTACGGTGTTCCCGTGGATTTGGCGCAACTACCCCAGAACGATGGGGATGTTTATCGCACGCTGCAGAAGGCGGACACAGTCGGCATGTTCCAGGTGGAAAGCCGTGCGCAGATGGCGTCGCTACCGCGGAATTATCCAACGCGGTTTTACGACATCGTGGTGCAGGTTGCGATCATCCGACCGGGGCCGATCGTGGGGAACATGGCAAACCCGTATATGCGTCGCCGACAGAAGAAGGAAGAGGTGACGTACTACCATCCGTTGCTGGAGCCGGTGTTGAAGCGGACGCTGGGCGTGCCGTTATTCCAGGAGCAGTTGCTCCGGATGGCGATGATCGTCGCAAACTTCTCCGGCACCGAAGCGGAGGAATTGCGACGCGCGCTGGGAATGCGGCGCTCCACGCAGCGTATGCGCGAGCTCGGCGTGAAATTGCGCGCGGGAATGACGGAGAACGGGTTTGATCCGAAGACGCAGGAAGAGATCATCCAGAGCATTTCGTCGTTCGCGCTGTACGGGTTTCCGGAGTCGCACGCCGCAAGTTTCGCGCTGATTGCGTATGCGTCGGCGTATTTCAAGGTGCATTACCTCGCGGCGTTCACGGCGGCGATCCTGAATAACCAGCCGATGGGCTTTTATTCGCCGGCGGTATTGGTGAAGGACGCGCAACGGCATGGATTGCGCGTTTTACCGGTGGATGTACAACGTTCGGTGTGGGACTGCACGGTAGAACACGCCGGTGACGAGCGTAAATTGCGGTTGGGATTGCGGTATGTGCGCGGATTACGGCAGGAAACCGCAGAAATACTGGTGAAATCGCGGGAAAACCACGGTCCGTTCGCGTCGTCGGAGGACTTGGGCCGGCGGGTGCCGCTGCTGAACCGCAAAGAACTGGTGGCGCTGGCGCAAATCGGAGCGCTGAACTGGGTGGGCGGTACGGCGCACCGTCGCGACGCCTTGTGGCAGGTGGAGCGGGTGAGCCGACGCCCCGGACCGCTCCTGCAATCCGCGGAGGAAGAAGAGGACGTTTCACCGCTGGCGCAGATGAATTGGGAGGAGCGGTTAGTCGCTGATTTCAACGGCACCGGCCTGACCGTCGGCAAGCATCCGATGACCTATCATCGCGAGCGGCTAGCAAAGATGAGGGTGCTTTCGGCGGAACAGTTACAGGTTGCGGAAGACGGACGGCAGGTTCGAATCGCCGGCTGCGTGATCGCAAGGCAGCGCCCGGGGACGGCGAAAGGTTTTGTTTTCCTGAGCATCGAGGACGAGACGGGGATTGCGAACGCGATCATTAGTCCGCAACTATATGAGCAGAACCGGGTGGTGGTTTTTACCGAGCGGTTCCTGGTCGTGGAAGGCAAGCTTCAAAACCAAGACGGCGTGATTCACGTCAGGGCGCAGCGAGTGCAGTCGTTGCATTTGAACCAGGTTGCAGCACCTTCGCACGATTTTCATTGAGAATCAATGACTTGGCGAGAAGCGTCAACTAGAGCAATGTTGTCCTGTTTGGGACGTGGCGCCTTCCATTCTTTGCTGAGTTTTGGAGAACCTCGGCTAAAATAGCGTCCTTGCCCCAAGAACAGCCCATTACGATCCTGCTACATGATGTGGCAGCAGGAGATAAGCGCGCCCTTGATTCCCTGGTGCCGCTCCTCTATCCCGAGTTGAAAAGATTGGCGCGTTCCTACATGCGAGGCGAGCAAACCGGCCACACTTTGCAACCCACCGCACTGGTCCACGAAGCGTATGCGCGGATGATCAAGCAAGACCATCCGGATTATCGAAGCCGCGCACACTTTATGGGGGTGGCGGCGCAGATCATGCGGCAGATCTTGATTGATCACGCGCGCACGCGCAAGGCCGAGAAACGCGGCGGTGGCGTTGTGGATTTGTCGCTGGAAGAAGCCGATGCGGTATCGATTGCGCGTCCTGTATCGATCATTGCGGTGGATGATGCGCTGGCGGAACTTGCAAAGAAAGATGCCATCAAAGCGCAATTGATCGAGATGCGGTTCTTTGGCGGAATGACGGCGGAAGAATCGGCCGAAGTCTTGAACTTGCCGGTGCACGAGGTGCGGCGGCACCTGCGAGTAGGTCAGGCATGGCTGCAACGCGAATTACAACTCGGCGAAGTCGAAAAGAATTCCTGAGAAGGCGTCCAAAAATCCGGTCCTATTTCGCCTTATAGGTTATGGGGTGTATCCGACCCGGAGGAGATCGTGCCCGGCAACAACTGGGATCGCGTACAAGAGGTATTTCTGGAGGCGGCAGACCTGCCGCTGTACGATCGCGTGCGATTTCTGGACGAAACGTGCGCCGACGATCCGGATTTGCGTACCGAAGTCGAGTCGCTGCTATGGGCGGATACCGCGGGTGCCGGCGGAATCAGCGAGGCCATCGAATCCGAAGTCAATTCCCTCCTGCATGATGATGTCTCGCTGATAGGCACTCGGCTTGGCCGCTATCGCCTGGTGAAAGAGATTGGTCGCGGCGGCATGGGATCGGTCTTTCTCGCCGAGCGCGACGATGAGCACTTCCATCAGACCGTCGCCATTAAGATCGTAAAACGCGGCATGGATAGCGCCGAAGTTCTGGCGCGCTTCCGGCATGAACGTCAGATCCTCGCAGGCCTCGAACATCCTTACATCGCACGATTAATCGACGGCGGTACGACCGACGATGGACGTCCATTCTTCGTCATGGAGCGCGTCGAGGGCCGACCGATTGACGTGTACTGTCGCGAGCAAAATCTTAGCGTCGAGGCGCGCTTGCGACTGTTTGTCCGGGTATGCGAGGCCATCTCGTACGCGCACCGCGCACTGGTGGTGCATCGCGATCTGAAGCCGAGCAATATCCTCGTAACCAGCGAAGGAATCCCGAAGCTCCTCGACTTCGGAGTCGCGAAGCTCCTCGGTCCAAGCCTGGATCCTGGGCTGACCTCGACCTGGTCGGCGATGGGGCCGCTTACGCCGGAATACGCGAGTCCGGAACAGATCCAGGGACTGCCGATTACAACTGCAGCCGACACCTATGCGTTGGGCGCGATCCTCTTCGAACTGCTGACGGGGAGGAGAGCACAGAAGATTGCGGGGCACAGTCCGGCGGAAATCGAGCGGGTAGTTTGCCACGTCGAGATTCCTGCGCCAAGTGCGGTCGAAAAAACTTCTGGTCTGTCGCTGAAAATTGACAGCGATCTCGACAACATCGTGTTGATGGCACTTCGCAAGGAACCGGAGCGGCGCTATCGTTCGGTGAACCAATTTGCCGAAGATATTGCGAAGTATCTCGCGGGCCGCCCGGTGCTAGCGCAGCAGGATTCATTCGTCTATCGCAGCCGGAAGTTCTTGCGGCGGCATGCTCTATTGGTTGCAGCAGCCGCGCTGGTGACGGCGAGTTTGGTCGGCGGAACAGCACTGGCACTGATGCAGGCCAAACGCGCAGAAACAGCCCGGGGATTGGCGGAAATGCAGCGCCAGTCAGCTGAACGCGAGCGTGCGCGCGCCGAAGCA
This window encodes:
- a CDS encoding sigma-70 family RNA polymerase sigma factor; protein product: MPQEQPITILLHDVAAGDKRALDSLVPLLYPELKRLARSYMRGEQTGHTLQPTALVHEAYARMIKQDHPDYRSRAHFMGVAAQIMRQILIDHARTRKAEKRGGGVVDLSLEEADAVSIARPVSIIAVDDALAELAKKDAIKAQLIEMRFFGGMTAEESAEVLNLPVHEVRRHLRVGQAWLQRELQLGEVEKNS
- a CDS encoding DNA polymerase III subunit alpha; the protein is MTAQNQYIELHANSAFSFLRGASLPETLIFRAQQLEYPAMALMDGNGVYGSARFHLAAKPNGVRAHVGSEIAVRDLGERMAPAAWLPHQWPAEPVRLPLLCESREGYQNLCRMVTRLKMREPSKAEGAAVMADVEEFARGLVCLTGGDEGPLASALARGGEPEGHKTVEHLVRMFGRENVFVELQRHGLREQEWRNQAAVRIARSLQLPILATNGVRYADEPEREIADLFTAIRHHVALKDAGRLLAQNSCRYLRPTAEMARLFRDLPEAVANTWELSQRLTFELDDLGYQFPIYPTPDGESMDSFLEKRVQEGVIKRYGAKNEPDLYARAQKQVARELALIKKLGLAGYFLIVWDIIRFCQQNDILVQGRGSAANSAVCYALEITAVDPVGMELLFERFLSEARGEWPDIDLDLPSGDKREQAIQYVYTRYGHLGAAMTANVITYRGKSAAREVGKALGFDVETLNKLTKLVSTWEWRGPNDTLENQFESAGFEAKHPHIAKYLDLCSRIQDLPRHLGQHSGGMVICQGQLDSVVPIEPASMPGRSVVQWDKDDCADMHIIKVDLLGLGMMAVIKDCVDLVPRHYGVPVDLAQLPQNDGDVYRTLQKADTVGMFQVESRAQMASLPRNYPTRFYDIVVQVAIIRPGPIVGNMANPYMRRRQKKEEVTYYHPLLEPVLKRTLGVPLFQEQLLRMAMIVANFSGTEAEELRRALGMRRSTQRMRELGVKLRAGMTENGFDPKTQEEIIQSISSFALYGFPESHAASFALIAYASAYFKVHYLAAFTAAILNNQPMGFYSPAVLVKDAQRHGLRVLPVDVQRSVWDCTVEHAGDERKLRLGLRYVRGLRQETAEILVKSRENHGPFASSEDLGRRVPLLNRKELVALAQIGALNWVGGTAHRRDALWQVERVSRRPGPLLQSAEEEEDVSPLAQMNWEERLVADFNGTGLTVGKHPMTYHRERLAKMRVLSAEQLQVAEDGRQVRIAGCVIARQRPGTAKGFVFLSIEDETGIANAIISPQLYEQNRVVVFTERFLVVEGKLQNQDGVIHVRAQRVQSLHLNQVAAPSHDFH